From Malaya genurostris strain Urasoe2022 chromosome 2, Malgen_1.1, whole genome shotgun sequence:
TGAGATCGCTGAATCCGGGTAGTTTGTCGGCAAACTGCTTGATCACATCAACAGACGTTGTGAGGAGGTTGTAGAATTGTTGTACCTTCTCCGCTTCAGAGATGATTGGTTCATTGTGGCCAGGTTCACGATACTGACCGTAGTCTAAGCTAGCGAGATCGGGAGTGGTATCGACGTGAGCTCGTACCAAGGCAGTAATCATCGAAACGGGTGGACTCGGTGGTGATTCCTGTGGAGATTTTGGTTTTGACGGCAGTCGACCCCGACGACCTTTCAGAGAGTCGGTTCGTACTACCTCCTTGACCATACCGACGGTTAAACATTTTTGGAATCGACAGAACTGACAACGGTTTCTCCGTCGTTTGTCCACAGGGCAAGCCTTGTCTGCGAGGCAAACATACTTGGAGCCTTTTTGTACTGTTCGCTTGAAAAACCCCTTACACCCTTCACACGTCCGTACACCGTAGTGTTGACATGCAGCGGTGTCACCACACACAGCACACAGCTGAGAAGGGCTTTGGGGAGTCGGCCCACGAGGAATTGGAGTGACAGCACCGACAGCTGCTGCCGTGGCGGCTGCTACTTCGTTATTGTTCACCGTATTCGGATTATTATTGTTGATGTAACCGGGAGAGCTAGATGCTGAACTAGACGCACTTGGTAGAGCGGTGTATTTATAAATTCCTGCTCGAGGAGGTTTCGGACTTTCACTGCTGGATGTAGATTCTGATCGCTGGAGCGGTAGTGAAGCGCGCCGATAGCACGTGGTCGATACATGTAGTTCGGCTATTGTAGGGAATGGTGGGAGAGAGTAGGAATCTTGTGGTGTCACTGCACCGTAGCTCTGTGAATGGGGAAAATAGTTAACTAAATAGCTATTGCTAGAAGATTCGAATTACAACTTACCGCTGCGTGCTGTTCGTACGCGGGTGAGTAGAAGCTTCCACCGGATGTTGGATTGCTGTATTGCATGTTGGGAGCTGCCGTGTGTTGTTGGAATTCGTAATGTGGCTGCTGGACGGCGGTATGATGCCCGTAGCTTTGATGACCGTAACTGACATTTTGGTGATGCGGCGAGGcagcaattttgaaacaatcttCGTCCATTTTTAAGCCAAAGTTGGCTAGCTGATTGTACTTAATTGGGTATGTCTCTTGAAAGCTTGGTAGAATAGAACTTACTCCACTAGTACCAACTACTTCTGTCGAAGTGATTTGTCTTGCACTGGGTCGCGGTGGTTGCGGCTGTTGTTTCTGCTGCAGTAAGGAAGGATGACTTGGAGGCTGCTGTTGTCGAGCACTACTTGCGAGAACTGGATCACTGCTCGATCGAAGGGTTAATAATCCAAGCTCTTCAGTAGAAGATGATTCCAGGAGGAGATCTGGTTCGGGTTCGGTGGCTTGCGTGCGAGGAGAACTTGTACTGAAAGGATCTCTTAGTTCGGCGAGGTTATCGTCCTTGTAGGAGGCTTTCAGTAAGACCGAGGAGATACTATCACTCGATTCACCGAACGTGGGGGGATGTTCTTCGAGTCCAACCAAAGTATCACTGGAGCTGTTAGAATGTTGTGCTTGATCTATGAATGATTCGGTAGCGATTGACTCTGCTTGTGTTTGTGACTGTGATGAACCAAAAAAGTCCACAAATTTGTCTAACTGATTCGATGTTGGCAACAGTTCTGGTACGATTTGCTGCTCTTGGTGTTGAGATTGTTGATGAGAAGGACCGAAGGCGCCTAGCTGATGGTATGACTGCTCAGGATGGTTCTGTTGCTGTGATAGTAAATAATCAAACGAAGAAACTGAACTAAAGGAAGAGGCCtgtaagaagaagaagaagaagaggggTGGAATTAATAATCATCGCGTTAGAATTGAAGGGGCGTGGTTTGATGAGTGTGCGCGTATCGTGCTATTTCACGCGCGAAAATTTATAGCTAAAATCTGCTGAGAGTAAGTGTGCCTTGGCGGTATGCCAGACTCGTTCGAATTTCGGAAGGGGGAAACGTGAAAATTGTTTAGTTGATGTTTTCATTGCCGTCGAATGGGAGCGTATATGAAGCTAACAACCATCATCAACATCGATCCGATATCGTTCACAGCTGGCTCATGATTGGAGGAAATCAAGAATGCGTGACGCGCGAATGAAAATACAAAATAGTAGTGGGTGGAGAAACTACCAGTGCATGTCAGTGTGAATTATTTATCGACCAAACCGAAATTAACCCACTGTTGTCAGACATTCACCTGAAAATCTTTCCAGGGTTTGAGGTGATAAATAATAAATGCTGTAATAATAGGTAAAAATAGTGTGTTGATATAAATTGACCTGCTCTATTTACAATGCATTAGCACATAGTAATTTTACGTCAAGTTAAAAAGTTTTTATGGAGTGAGAAATTCATAATTGTGATTGTTTTAGTGTATTTTgttaaattgaaattaattatatttttatCTGAATTATACGAAAGTTAAATTTAGCTTCAATCATTTATCTAGTCGTGGTGATTGGTTATTGGGCCTTCAAATGACGGTGTATTTTGGTAAACTTTACGATTATTAGTTCTTCATGCATAAATTAGACGCATGaagttaaatttaaaataatctCATAGCTCTTGAATTAAAAATActaaagtttcaaaattatgttagCTAGTGATAGCTAGGTTTGTGGGTAACTACTGCTAATCGTGGATGGGAGAACTCCACTTAGACTATTCAGGTCTCCAAATTTTGGTTACGGAAGCATCGGAAATAATGAACAAAAGACTTTATAATGGTATTCACATCAGAGATGACTAAAACAGTGAAAATCACTgaacattcaaattaaaagcCGTATGATTCCATTTATAATtaatacttccggttccggagttataaggtgTAGGGTCACATTTGTGGGGAGACGCAAAAAATGATGACAACTGATTGATCCCAAACCCATTGATCCCAAACCTATTCCATTTTGTGGatcttcgcttcaaaataaaattaattccaTTTAATTCCTCTGTAATATCTACACTATTTtgccactaatgtcacgagataGCAAAAGAAACATATACTATTATTTCGGTGTACTATTTGCAACCTTCTTCAGTATatcattttttccataaatacgtttatttcataggcaatatacataagtttttctttgccgtggcatccacaatacatagtactttaaaccttatacatttcgaatatcatattagtatgttggttagTATGTTGTACATTcaaaacttttatttaatatcatatagttggctattggttgaactcatggaagagaaaacagtctaacataaaataaaatttggaactccaatggacttaatgaaatgatgaagaagtttcatgtaaggaaggtctcgacaagcaagaatgtcgcgaactgggacattagatagtttaccttgggtacgcaaggaatttattagtcgagatctgacatcacgatactacatgcatgtccaaacgacatgatcaatatagcgataaccttcgccacaagcacaatgattagttttgaaaagttcaattcgaaggagatgtgcatctaacgcgtagtgattggacatgagtctggacatcacacaaatgaagtccctactcacatccagtcccctgaaccatgcctttgtcgatactttaggaataattgagtgtcaccgacccagatcatcgttatcccaagaagcttgccagctggcaagtgttttttGGCGGGAcgcactatagaattcgttaaaagcaatcggtctttcataaatttcaccctcaataacaGATCGGCAAGTGTTTTTTGGCGGGAcgcactatagaattcgttaaaagcaatcggtctttcataaatttcaccctcaataacagatcggctaaaaagttcgtatcgtttctatgagagggcgctactagaattaaatccataccattttcagttagtaccaaccttcaaaagatacgtgtataaatttgacagctgtctgattattagtttgtgagatattgcattttgagtgaagctacttttgttattgtgaaaaaaatggaaaaaaaaggaatttcgtgtgttgatgaaacactactttttgatgaaaaaagtgccgccgataccaaaatatggcttgatgagtgttactcagactctgcaccgggcgaagcaacagttcgtaagtggtttgcaaaatttcgtactggtcatatgagcaccgaagacgatgaacgcagtggacgtccaaaagaggctgttaccgatgaaaacgtgaaaaaaatccacaaaattattttcaatgactgtaaagtgaagttgatcgagatagctgacaccctaaagatatcaaaggaacgtgttggacatattattcacgaatatttggatatgagaaagctttgtgcaaaatgggtgccgcgtgagctcacaatcgatcaaaaacaacaacgaattgatgattctgagcagtgtttggagctgttatatcgaaataaaccgatttttttcgtcgatatataacaatggacgaaacatggctccatcacttcactccggagtccaatcgacagtcagctgagtggactgcacgcgatgaaccgaacccaaagcgtggaaagactcaacaatcggccggtaaggttatggcgtctgtattttgggattcgcatggaataattttcatcgactaccttgaaaagggaaaaaccatgaacagtgactattatatagcgttattagagcgtttgaaggacgaaatttcaaaaaacggcctcatttgaagaagaaaaaagttttgtttcatcaagacaatgcaccgtgtcacaagtcgatgaaaaccatgctgaaattgaacgaattaggcttcaaattgctccctcgtccaccgtattctccagatttggcccccagtgactttttcctgttctcagacctcaagagaatgctcgctggtaaaaaatttagaagcaatgaagaggtaatcgctgaaactgaggcctattttgaggcaaaagacaaatcgtactacaaaaatggtatcgaaaagttggaagatcgctataatcgctgtatcgcctctgatggcaattatgtggaataataaaaacgaattttggcaaaaaaatgtgtgtttctattaaacgatacgaacttttcagccgaactgttagcttcatatttggctaaactatcggctttttcattgcctgaaatggagcaatgagccgggacccaaactacaCTAAGgtcgttttttatgcgacttttttgtgcgaattttcagggttatgcggttttttttaatgcaaattttcagagctatgcgtTTTCCTttctgcgtttttttatgcgaagttttagagttatgcggtattttttatgcgaattttcagagttttgcgattttttataagcggtacgtaaactcgcataaaaaaagacttcagtgtattgtgatttgttaattattattcaatatgccgttcaggcactgttttattttgcccaagaaaaaggttcatttctgccagcagcgtttgagcgaatggcttcaattgcactcagactatctgtgaagagaaaataatggttttggagataatgtgacgattacactcaaactgtaatgaactgctgctaactctgctatataaacagatgcaggttcttgaagcctaaatgaagccgaaacattattgttgaacataccaaaccccgaagcctcttcaattcgtgatccgtccgtgtaaaatattttctcagagtcaatatgtctgaacttacttgtaaatagttttgggatttccatcgagcgtaggtgttccgggatccCACGCACTTAGTATATCAGTTCTAAGTTATTTTAAAGCGATGAACTAATGAACTAACTCAACTAACCGTTCAAAAATGTAATTTTCGTGGATCCTGTTAGTTGATTTCCACGTAAACTCACTTTGGCTGTACCCatgtcaaaacttatggttccgAAAACACCGGAAGTAGTATTCAAAAGACCCGGAAACGGAATTAATATCGATtcttcagagatgactgaaatgGTTTTTATAAACTTAAATTTAATTGAGAGGTCTTATGATAAGATTGACCAATGTTCATCTTCGACTAAACAGGGTGTGTTATTCAAATTTGCAGATCTTTTCAGAAGATAGTTGTTGGTTCTTGTAATATCTAAGTCATCCCAAATGACTACGAACTATGGTTTTGGGGTAAGG
This genomic window contains:
- the LOC131429314 gene encoding nuclear receptor subfamily 4 group A member 2, encoding MRTRLASLIVVKQEPLSDAGDDYCRGFVPESGIRTVTVDELNNNGTNGNGHCELRDHGFGVPFLYGREFPTGTACGHGDLNNNQHSGQDFQLFDEKKCAQQLLSQVVNSPLLSTVQSATVPAKTTAATLLNTVSPTSSAAKCLNSSGSPHLSGSLRKATGDSTSGTSNSNPSMLLLQTQASSFSSVSSFDYLLSQQQNHPEQSYHQLGAFGPSHQQSQHQEQQIVPELLPTSNQLDKFVDFFGSSQSQTQAESIATESFIDQAQHSNSSSDTLVGLEEHPPTFGESSDSISSVLLKASYKDDNLAELRDPFSTSSPRTQATEPEPDLLLESSSTEELGLLTLRSSSDPVLASSARQQQPPSHPSLLQQKQQPQPPRPSARQITSTEVVGTSGVSSILPSFQETYPIKYNQLANFGLKMDEDCFKIAASPHHQNVSYGHQSYGHHTAVQQPHYEFQQHTAAPNMQYSNPTSGGSFYSPAYEQHAASYGAVTPQDSYSLPPFPTIAELHVSTTCYRRASLPLQRSESTSSSESPKPPRAGIYKYTALPSASSSASSSPGYINNNNPNTVNNNEVAAATAAAVGAVTPIPRGPTPQSPSQLCAVCGDTAACQHYGVRTCEGCKGFFKRTVQKGSKYVCLADKACPVDKRRRNRCQFCRFQKCLTVGMVKEVVRTDSLKGRRGRLPSKPKSPQESPPSPPVSMITALVRAHVDTTPDLASLDYGQYREPGHNEPIISEAEKVQQFYNLLTTSVDVIKQFADKLPGFSDLSSDDQELLFQSASLELFVLRLSYRARIDDTKMTFCNGVVLHKHQCQRSFGDWLNAILEFSKSLHSMEIDISAFACLCALTLVTERYGLREPKKVELLQMKIISSLRDHVTYNSEAQRKPHYFNRLLGKLPELRSLSVQGLQRIFYLKLEDLVPAPPLIENMFLASLPF